From Catharus ustulatus isolate bCatUst1 chromosome 17, bCatUst1.pri.v2, whole genome shotgun sequence, the proteins below share one genomic window:
- the LOC117004332 gene encoding BPI fold-containing family B member 3-like, giving the protein MSVLWTLVLLNSLLIPSQGLGLLSLADRADMNGFRDTPAKGVPQRPPSGLLGGNLLGGVVGGLLGKDGPVGSLLGKDGAVGSLLGKDGVVGSLLGKDGAVGSLLGKDGAVGSLLGKDGAVGSLLGKDGAVGSLLGKDGAVGSLLGGDGLLGGLLGGDGPVGGLLGGDGLLGGLLGGNGLLDGDGLLGGLLGQDSVVGGLLGQDGILGGVLGKGGVIDGLLGKDGLVDTLLDTVLELLIGKNGLLGKNGLVGSLLGRNGEELMGLRILNNTLPKISLRSLPGFGHQIDFNTQLLVESSVPGQPLCEQVEVDATMVVQDTWTAHQNALNCKTVDINTYVRPRVPVLEEPLKRLLSNVLQDLGCNVINAKLKVLSSLLGSRNQVLPLGALGDLPSFSILSGDAIQMDLNLLSENARAGMMTPMQGLPLTASLKLVTGRPPRLSLSQDTLSALLEQVQGQGDLNLSITSLMGSNSPLQGQVTHSNSLTMSALFPVIPQLTRVLPGSLPLELHVRVSKEPVVTVRDGRATVTLKATIDVASPALQTAQGVLFSVDVDIVLSITPSVSDGKLQTSLALDSINLTRFPPSLDASTASSFAEWLKKVLTAVYVPSVRDAFHVSVPLPNVLNINLGNAEVDITDVDEFSGQTTLGNSCSRGASMLLPF; this is encoded by the exons ATGTCGGTGTTGTGGACTCTTGTCCTCCTAAACAGCCTGCTGATCCCTTCACAAGGACTTGGACTCCTGTCCTTGGCTGACAGAGCAGATATGAATG GTTTTAGAGATACTCCAGCCAAAGGTGTTCCCCAGAGACCTCCAAGTGGTCTCCTTGGTGGCAATCTACTCGGCGGAGTCGTTGGAGGTCTTCTGGGCAAAGACGGTCCTGTTGGCAGTCTCCTTGGCAAAGATGGTGCTGTTGGCAGTCTTCTTGGAAAAGATGGAGTTGTTGGCAGTCTCCTTGGAAAAGATGGAGCTGTTGGCAGTCTCCTTGGCAAAGATGGAGCTGTTGGCAGTCTCCTTGGCAAAGATGGAGCTGTTGGTAGTCTCCTTGGCAAAGATGGAGCTGTTGGTAGTCTCCTTGGCAAAGATGGAGCTGTTGGTAGTCTTCTGGGTGGAGATGGTCTCCTTGGCGGCCTCCTTGGAGGAGATGGTCCTGTTGGAGGTCTCCTTGGTGGAGATGGTCTCCTTGGTGGCCTCCTTGGAGGAAATGGTCTCCTTGATGGAGATGGTCTCCTAGGTGGTCTCCTTGGCCAAGACAGCGTAGTTGGTGGTCTCCTTGGCCAAGATGGTATCCTCGGTGGTGTCCTTGGCAAAGGTGGTGTCATCGATGGTCTCCTTGGCAAAGATGGCCTTGTTGATACCCTGCTTGACACCGTCCTTGAGCTTCTCATTGGCAAAAACGGTCTGCTTGGCAAGAACGGTCTCGTTGGCAGCCTTCTTGGTAGAAATGGTGAAGAACTCATGGG ACTGAGAATTTTGAACAACACCCTCCCCAAAATCAGTCTGCGCTCCCTGCCAGGCTTTGGGCATCAGATAGACTTCAACACACAGCTGCTGGTAGAGAGCAG CGTGCCGGGCCAGCCGCTCTGTGAGCAGGTGGAGGTAGACGCGACCATGGTGGTCCAGGACACGTGGACAGCTCACCAGAACGCTCTGAACTGCAAGACTGTTGACATAAACACCTATGTGAG ACCCAGAGTGCCAGTTCTGGAGGAGCCTTTGAAACGCCTCCTTAGCAATGTCCTGCAGGATCTG ggctgcaaTGTCATCAACGCCAAGCTCAAGGTGTTGAGCTCCCTGCTCGGCTCCAGGAACC AGGTGCTCCCACTCGGGGCTCTGGGGGACCTGCCCTCCTTCTCCATCCTCAGTGGTGACGCCATCCAGATGGATCTGAAT ctcctctctgagAATGCCAGGGCTGGCATGATGACCCCCATGCAGGGACTGCCACTCACTGCCAGCCTGAAGTTGGTCACTGGCCGCCCGCCCCGGCTCAGCCTCTCCCAGGACACCCTCAGcgccctgctggagcaggtccagggGCAGGGAGACCTCAACCTCAGCATCACCAGCTTGATGGGTAGCAATTCCCCTCTGCAAGGCCAG GTGACCCACAGCAACTCGCTGACCATGTCTGCCCTCTTCCCCGTCATCCCTCAG ctcaCCCGGGTCCTCCCTGGCTCTCTGCCACTGGAGCTGCACGTCCGAGTAAGCAAAGAGCCAGTGGTGACTGTGAGGGATGGAAGAGCCACTGTCACCCTCAAAGCCACTATTGACGTTGCCAGCCCTGCCCTACAGACTGCCCAGGGGGTCCTGTTCTCTGTCGATGTG GACATCGTTCTGAGCATCACCCCATCAGTCTCTGATGGCaaactgcaaacctccctggctCTTGACAG CATCAACCTGACACGGTTCCCCCCAAGTCTTGACGCTTCCACC gcCTCCTCGTTTGCAGAATGGCTCAAGAAGGTCCTCACAGCTGTATATGTGCCTTCTGTTAGAG ATGCCTTCCATGTGTCTGTCCCACTGCCCAACGTCCTCAACATCAACCTTGGGAATGCTGAAGTCGACATCACTGAT GTGGACGAGTTTTCTGGCCAGACCACTCTAGGAAATTCCTGCTCGAGAGGAGCCTCGATGCTGCTCCCTTTCTGA